From a single Solanum dulcamara chromosome 4, daSolDulc1.2, whole genome shotgun sequence genomic region:
- the LOC129885807 gene encoding COP9 signalosome complex subunit 8, producing MNTSLLNEALLSNSYDKIADICDNLMLQGAAEGIEFQDEWPYAIHLLGHIYNNDINSARFLWKKIPAAVKEARPEVVAVWRIGQKLWTRDYVGVHEAIREFSWSPEVQPIVASFAELYKKRMFELLLSAYSTISTQDSAHFLGMNENDATNYVLQQGWVLDSASQMLTVKKQAVITEQKLDPSKLQRLTEYVFHLEH from the exons ATGAATACTTCTCTACTCAACGAAGCCTTGTTGTCCAACTCCTACGACAAGATTGCGGATATTTGTGACAATctcatgcttcag GGTGCTGCTGAGGGAATCGAATTTCAAGATGAATGGCCGTATGCGATTCACCTTCTAGGCCATATTTACAACAATGACAT TAATAGTGCACGATTTCTGTGGAAGAAAATACCTGCAGCCGTAAAGGAGGCCCGGCCGGAGGTGGTGGCAGTTTGGAGGATTGGGCAGAAGCTTTGGACAAGGGACTATGTCGGTGTGCACGAGGCTATTCGTGAATTCAGCTGGAGTCCTGAGGTTCAGCCCATCGTGGCTTCCTTTGCAG AATTATACAAAAAAAGAATGTTTGAGCTCCTGCTTTCTGCTTATTCAACCATTAGCACACAAGACTCAGCTCACTTCCTGGGAATGAATGAAAATGATGCTACAAACT ATGTGCTGCAACAGGGCTGGGTGTTGGATTCGGCTTCTCAAATGCTTACTGTGAAGAAACAGGCAGTTATAACAGAACAGAAGTTAGACCCCAGTAAATTACAGCGCTTGACTGAATATGTCTTCCATCTGGAGCACTAA
- the LOC129885809 gene encoding uncharacterized protein LOC129885809 isoform X2 has protein sequence MTSRLTQNNINGTHHNPQYYPHPTSSSSSKASFKGCCCCLFLLFSFLLLLILAVILVIVLAVKPKKPQFDLQQVGVQYVGITPNPATIATSSASVSLNIRMVFTAFNDNKVGIKYGESRFTIMYRGIPLGRGTVPAFYQPAHSVKRVETTIVVDRVNLLQADAADLIRDAALNDRVELRVLGDVGAKIRILGFTSPGVELYYPN, from the exons atgacctCAAGATTAACCCAAAATAACATCAATGGCACCCACCATAATCCTCAATATTACCCTCATCctacttcttcttcatcatctaaAGCTTCATTTAAAGGGTGTTGTTGTTGCCTTTTTCTACTATTTTCCTTCTTACTTCTCCTAATTCTCGCCGTCATACTTGTTATAGTACTTGCCGTCAAGCCCAAAAAACCCCAGTTCGATCTTCAACAAGTGGGTGTTCAATACGTCGGAATTACACCTAACCCAGCTACGATTGCCACTTCCTCCGCCTCTGTTTCACTCAATATTCGAATGGTTTTCACTGCTTTCAATGATAACAAGGTCGGGATCAAGTACGGAGAGTCTCGGTTCACGATCATGTACCGTGGGATTCCTCTGGGTCGGGGCACCGTACCCGCATTTTACCAGCCAGCTCATAGTGTTAAGCGGGTTGAAACTACAATCGTTGTGGATCGGGTTAACTTGCTCCAAGCTGACGCCGCCGATTTGATTCGTGACGCCGCCTTGAATGACCGGGTCGAGTTACGGGTATTGGGTGATGTCGGAGCTAAGATTCGAATCCTTGGGTTTACTTCACCTGGTGTGGAG cTTTATTACCCTAATTAG
- the LOC129885809 gene encoding uncharacterized protein LOC129885809 isoform X1 has protein sequence MTSRLTQNNINGTHHNPQYYPHPTSSSSSKASFKGCCCCLFLLFSFLLLLILAVILVIVLAVKPKKPQFDLQQVGVQYVGITPNPATIATSSASVSLNIRMVFTAFNDNKVGIKYGESRFTIMYRGIPLGRGTVPAFYQPAHSVKRVETTIVVDRVNLLQADAADLIRDAALNDRVELRVLGDVGAKIRILGFTSPGVEVSVDCAIVISPRKQALTYKQCGFDGLSV, from the exons atgacctCAAGATTAACCCAAAATAACATCAATGGCACCCACCATAATCCTCAATATTACCCTCATCctacttcttcttcatcatctaaAGCTTCATTTAAAGGGTGTTGTTGTTGCCTTTTTCTACTATTTTCCTTCTTACTTCTCCTAATTCTCGCCGTCATACTTGTTATAGTACTTGCCGTCAAGCCCAAAAAACCCCAGTTCGATCTTCAACAAGTGGGTGTTCAATACGTCGGAATTACACCTAACCCAGCTACGATTGCCACTTCCTCCGCCTCTGTTTCACTCAATATTCGAATGGTTTTCACTGCTTTCAATGATAACAAGGTCGGGATCAAGTACGGAGAGTCTCGGTTCACGATCATGTACCGTGGGATTCCTCTGGGTCGGGGCACCGTACCCGCATTTTACCAGCCAGCTCATAGTGTTAAGCGGGTTGAAACTACAATCGTTGTGGATCGGGTTAACTTGCTCCAAGCTGACGCCGCCGATTTGATTCGTGACGCCGCCTTGAATGACCGGGTCGAGTTACGGGTATTGGGTGATGTCGGAGCTAAGATTCGAATCCTTGGGTTTACTTCACCTGGTGTGGAG GTATCAGTTGATTGTGCAATAGTGATCAGTCCAAGGAAACAAGCTCTCACATACAAGCAATGTGGATTTGATGGTCTAAGTGTATGA
- the LOC129885808 gene encoding 60S ribosomal protein L3 produces MSHRKFEHPRHGSLGFLPRKRAARHRGKVKAFPKDDPSKPCKLTAFLGYKAGMTHIVREVEKPGSKLHKKETCEAVTIVETPPMVIVGVVGYVKTPRGLRCLNTVWAQHLSEDIKRRFYKNWCKSKKKAFLKYSKKYETDEGKKDIHAQLEKLKKYACVIRVLAHTQIRKMKGLKQKKAHLMEIQVNGGSIAQKVDFAYGFFEKQVPVDAVFQKDEMIDIIGVTKGKGYEGVVTRWGVTRLPRKTHRGLRKVACIGAWHPARVSFTVARAGQNGYHHRTEMNKKVYKLGKVGQESHTALTEFDRTEKDITPIGGFPHYGVVKDDYLLIKGCCVGPKKRVVTLRQSLLSQTSRVALEEIKLKFIDTSSKFGHGRFQTTQEKQKFYGRLKA; encoded by the exons ATGTCTCACAGGAAGTTCGAGCATCCAAGACACGGTTCTTTGGGATTTCTCCCTAGGAAGCGTGCTGCCAGACACAGGGGAAAGG TGAAGGCATTCCCAAAGGATGACCCAAGCAAGCCTTGCAAGCTAACTGCCTTCCTGGGGTACAAGGCTGGAATGACTCACATTGTCAGAGAAGTTGAAAAGCCTGGATCAA AACTCCACAAGAAAGAGACATGTGAAGCTGTTACCATAGTTGAAACACCTCCAATGGTGATCGTTGGTGTTGTCGGGTACGTGAAGACACCTCGTGGTCTTCGTTGCCTGAACACAGTGTGGGCACAACATCTCAGTGAAGACATTAAGAGGAGGTTTTACAAGAACTGGTGCAAATCCAAGAAGAAGGCTTTCCTGAAATACTCCAAGAAATATGAAACCGATGAAGGGAAAAAGGATATCCATGCACAGCTGGAGAAATTGAAGAAGTATGCCTGTGTCATCCGTGTGTTGGCTCACACTCAG ATAAGGAAGATGAAGGGTCTGAAACAGAAGAAAGCCCATTTGATGGAGATCCAGGTGAATGGTGGATCAATTGCTCAGAAGGTTGACTTCGCATATGGTTTCTTTGAGAAGCAGGTTCCAGTTGATGCTGTTTTCCAGAAGGATGAGATGATCGACATCATTGGTGTCACCAAGGGTAAGGGTTATGAAGGTGTTGTAACTCGTTGGGGTGTGACACGTCTTCCCCGCAAAACCCACAGGGGTCTACGTAAGGTCGCTTGTATTGGTGCCTGGCATCCTGCTAGAGTTTCATTCACAGTGGCTCGTGCTGGTCAAAATGGGTACCATCACCGTACTGAGATGAACAAGAAGGTCTACAAGCTTGGCAAGGTTGGACAAGAGTCCCACACTGCCCTAACCGAGTTTGACAG GACCGAGAAAGACATTACTCCTATTGGTGGATTTCCCCATTATGGTGTGGTGAAGGATGATTACCTGTTGATCAAGGGATGCTGTGTTGGTCCCAAGAAGAGGGTTGTAACCCTTCGTCAATCCCTGCTCAGCCAGACCTCTCGTGTTGCTCTCGAGGAGATTAAGCTGAAGTTCATCGACACATCCTCAAAGTTTGGACATGGTCGCTTCCAGACCACCCAAGAGAAGCAGAAATTCTATGGACGCTTGAAGGCTTAA
- the LOC129885809 gene encoding uncharacterized protein LOC129885809 isoform X3: protein MTSRLTQNNINGTHHNPQYYPHPTSSSSSKASFKGCCCCLFLLFSFLLLLILAVILVIVLAVKPKKPQFDLQQVGVQYVGITPNPATIATSSASVSLNIRMVFTAFNDNKVGIKYGESRFTIMYRGIPLGRGTVPAFYQPAHSVKRVETTIVVDRVNLLQADAADLIRDAALNDRVELRVLGDVGAKIRILGFTSPGVEFN from the exons atgacctCAAGATTAACCCAAAATAACATCAATGGCACCCACCATAATCCTCAATATTACCCTCATCctacttcttcttcatcatctaaAGCTTCATTTAAAGGGTGTTGTTGTTGCCTTTTTCTACTATTTTCCTTCTTACTTCTCCTAATTCTCGCCGTCATACTTGTTATAGTACTTGCCGTCAAGCCCAAAAAACCCCAGTTCGATCTTCAACAAGTGGGTGTTCAATACGTCGGAATTACACCTAACCCAGCTACGATTGCCACTTCCTCCGCCTCTGTTTCACTCAATATTCGAATGGTTTTCACTGCTTTCAATGATAACAAGGTCGGGATCAAGTACGGAGAGTCTCGGTTCACGATCATGTACCGTGGGATTCCTCTGGGTCGGGGCACCGTACCCGCATTTTACCAGCCAGCTCATAGTGTTAAGCGGGTTGAAACTACAATCGTTGTGGATCGGGTTAACTTGCTCCAAGCTGACGCCGCCGATTTGATTCGTGACGCCGCCTTGAATGACCGGGTCGAGTTACGGGTATTGGGTGATGTCGGAGCTAAGATTCGAATCCTTGGGTTTACTTCACCTGGTGTGGAG TTTAACTAA